Below is a genomic region from Gillisia sp. Hel_I_86.
TAGGATCACGATATTGTTGTCCAGGTCCGGGGAACCCAGCCTTATGATCCCAGAAACCATATACTTATCGGCAGCGCTGGCCCCGTGATAGCCTTCGCCCACCAGTACCAGGCTGTCCCCGACCAATATATTCATTTTTTCGGCCAGCCCTTTGCCCACCAAAGCCTGATTGTTGGCTTCGCCAAGATATTTTCCTTGGATGATCTTTTTATCAAATCCTGTTATATTTTTCTCTTTATCGGGATCTATGCCCATTACCAAAGTGCCCCTGGTAAGCTCGTTGGAAGCCAACAGCGCCACCGATTCCAGACGGTACGAAAAACCCTTTATCCCTTCCATGCCTGCAAGTTCCGTATTCAGGTTTTTATCCGGCACAAAGGAATTGTGGAGGGATTTATCCTCCCAATACCCCTCTTGCTGAATTTGAAAATGCCCGCTGTACACTCCCACCAAGCTGTCCGCCATCTGTTTGTTCAGGCCCAGCAGCAGGCTGTCCATAAAAATGGCAAATACAATCGCAAAAACAATGGAAGCCACCGTGATCAGGGTTCTTCGCCTGTTTCTCCACAAATTTCGCCAGGATAGTTTAATGATCATTTTATTTAATGTTTTTTAGGTTTCTTAAAGAGAAAAATGTATCCTCCATTGGTTTGTCAAACTCAATGGATTTATATTTCAAAACAGTTCTATTGCCGGGATCCCTGGCCGGGGTTATCTCCAGCAGGCTTGTTACGGTGCGGCCTCCCATTGTTTTAATATTCTTGCCCAACAGGGTGTTCACCAACTTGCCTTCTTCGTCATAATAGGCCAGTTTCAGGAAAAGGGATTCTTCCACATCTACCCAGGCTTCCACCTTTCCCCAGACCACCGAGGCTTCCTCTTTGGGTTTTAAAAGGATCTTGTAGGCTTCCCTGCCGCTTATTTCTTCCTTTCCAATGAGTGTATGCTCGTAATCATTGACCATGGAAGATTGTTTTACCAGATCGTCATTGGTAAAATCGGAACCCATCCAACTTTGCAGCATACTGGATGGCGGGAGCTTTATACTGCGGTCAATACGGGGCACCCAGTTGTAGATCTCGTCCCCCCTTTTCAGGAAGGCCGTTCCCTGGTCCCTGGCCGGACCGGTAATTAAAATCATCATAAGGTCATTGCCTTTGGTCCATAATTTCAAATCTATTTCACGTGTCCATTTGGGCCGGATGATATTTAAGGTCATTGTGGCGGAACTGGTCTTGCCAAGCCTTTTGTTGTCGGCTTTTTCAATAATACTTTTTGCACTGTCCTGAACGGGGGCCGTGCCGCTTACCAGGAACAGGGAAATAATGGCTATAAAAGCTAGTGGGATAAATGATCTGATTTTCATAATGATCTAATTAAATGTTATCGTAATTTTTTTCGCATTGCTTCGGAGATATTTTCGGCATAAACGCCGTAGGCATCCACCAACAGCCCCTTAATTTCATTTTTGGAAGAAATGGCATAGAGGATGCTGTTGTCATCAGTACTGCTCATGCCTTCAAAGCGATAGGTTTTATCTATTTTGAAATCTTCTGGACGGATCTCAATTTTCAGGGACGGACATTCCAGGCATTCGGGCTTTAAGTTGAAGTCATAAGGATACTCGGTTGCCTGTAAATCGTTTACGGCTTCTGAAAGTGTATCATAATTTTTCATCTTTTCATTCTTTATAGGTCATTGTAAAATAACCGCCGTATTCTTCGCTAAACTTCTGAAAGGTTAATAAACCGCTTCCATTTAATTTCTCGTTAACGGTATAGTTGAGTTGCTTAATACGAATTCCCAAGGCATAGGCCTTTACATTGATTTTGGATTGAATGTTCATATTGTTTCCAGAAGATTTCAACTTTCTATCAAAAATTTTTATGGTGCTTTTCGAACCAAAGAAATTCAGCAGGCCCGAATCAAAACTCATTTCCAGTTCAATATCTTTCAGGTTCTCCAAATCATATAACTCTTTAAAATTTTTTGAAGTGGTATTGATTTCGGTTTCCTTTGATTTTGGGTTTGAAAACGAAAATGCCATAACCATTATACTGGCTTCATCTGGCTTACAGCGATAGGTGGTGGTGTATTTATCGGTAGGTTTTTTGTCTTTGTCAAAAAGTTCCGTGACCACCTTAATTTCATAATAGCCATTTTTCTTTATTGTTTCACCGGCTTTAAAAGTTTGTTTGTTGAGAAAAGCACCTTTTTCATCATAATTTTCACGAATTACCACTCTTCCTGAAATCTGCCCAATGAGCATTTCAGTTTGTCCATTCATTGTGATTCTGAATAAGATAAATAGTAGTATGAAGCCTTTTTTTCTCATATATGACGCATCAATTTTATTGTTCTTCTTTATCGTATCTGTTTAGTGCCCACCACAGCAGGAAGGGGTGTTTCCTTTATCCTGGTTAGATTTGTATACCTCCACTATTCCATTGTATAGATTGCGGGAATCCTTTTTTATAAGAAGGGCCAGTTTCTTTATGGATTTTGGCTCGGAGTTTACCATTTCCAATAATATTTCCAATGCTTCTTCAAGTAGTTTTGGGTCATCTTCCAATGCCTGGTAAAATGGTTCAAAATCCATGCGGTCCTGTTTTTGCAATTCTCCTGTTTTCATAATGTATTGATTTTTGGTTTTTTATTATTTTTATTTTAAGCAACTTCATTTCCTGAAACTGTCCCTTTTTCAAAACAATCCAGGTTATAAATGGTGGTATCTGCTATATTGGTCAGGGCTGTTTCAGTCAAAAAAGCCTGATGGCTGGTTATCAAAACATTGTTAAAGGTCATTAAACGGGCGATTACATCGTCCTGTAAAATGTCTTCGGAATGGTCTTCAAAGAACAAGCCTTCTTCCTCTTCATAAACATCTATCCCAAAATATCCTATTTTACCTGTTTTCAATCCTTCAATGACCGCTTTGGTATCCACCAATCCCCCACGGCTGGTATTGATGAGCATTATGCCGGGTTTCATAAGTGAAATATGTTTGGAATCAATCAAATGCCTGGTAGAAGATATTAAAGGTACATGCAGGCTTATAATATCTGCTTGCCGGCAAATGGTTTTATAATCTGTATATTTTACACCGTAAGAGCTTATTAGATTTTTATCTTCAATTATATCCTGAGCAAGGATTTTGCAGCCAAAACCATATAGTATTTTAACGAGGATGGCACCGATTTTTCCTGTTCCAATAACCCCTACGGTCTTCCCGTTCAGGTCAAATCCTGTGAGTCCGTTCAATGAGAAATTCATATCCCGAACCCTATTATTGGCCCTTATTAATTTTCTGTTCAATGCGAGTATCAAGGCCATTGTATGTTCGGCAATGGCATAAGGTGAATAGGCAGGGACCCGCGAAATTTTGATGCCCAGTTCGGCAGCCTTTTCAGTTGCTACATTGTTATACCCCGCCGTACGAAGGGCGATGTACTTAACGCCCAGGGCACTTAACTTTTCCAGTACTTCGGCCGAGGCATCGTCGCTCGTGAACAAACTTATGGCCTCGGTACCCTGTGCCAAAGAAGCGGTGTTTTGGGCCAACCGTACTTCAAGTAGCTTAAGCTCGTGCCTGCCTTTATTTGCGGATAGCAAATGGGGCTCTTCAAATTTGTGGGTGCTGAATACCGTTGTTTTCATTTCACTTTTTTTTTAATTTCCTAACTGTATTAAAATATACCCTATGCCCACGATGATAACAGTTCCAAAAATCAGCATCACGAGTTTGCCTGCTTTTTTGGAACCTTTAAAATAAGTAATGGCCAATTTCACAATCATATTGCTTATGGTTGCGGTAATAATGACATTGGCTGCGAGCGCGAGTTTTTCTTCTAAAGACCCGAATTTTGCCATACTTATGGTTATGGCATCCGTATCTGCCAATCCTGCAATCAGGGCTGAATAGTATAAGCCACTTTCGCCAAAAAACCTATTTCCATAAAAAACGGCAAATAGAATAACTACATAAATGCCCCCGAAACCAAGGGCATTCCAGATATTGAGCGGATTGCCAAGGTTGATAGCTGTCTTTGCGACATCGGTATCCTTTTTAATAAATATGAGCGCGCTTATCAAACAGATAATCGTAAGGATGGTAAAGGGAACCGCTATAAAGGAGAGTAGGGCACTATTGAAAATATAAACCAATACCGCAAGGCGTGGGAACATTATGGCCGAAGCTATGATTATTCCCGCAGCATATTTTTTTGAAAGTTCTGGCGATTCCTTACTTCGGGAAGCATAAATCCAGGCAACCGCGGTGCTGGAAATCAATCCGCCCAAAATTGCCGTGAGCAATATACCCCGCTTGGAACCTACATATTTTACAAGGAAGTAACCAATAAAATTCAGAAAAGATACGATCACTATAATGGCCCCAATCTCAAATGGGTTTAACAAACTTTCTGGACCATAGTCCTGATTTGGCAAGAAAGGCAAAATAAGAAGTGCGATAATCGAAAATTTGATGAAAGCAAAAAGTTCTTCGGAAGTAATGTTCTTTATAAACGTATTAAAAGTAGTTTTAAGCGACAATAAAGTAACCACGATTACTGCGGTAGCAACTGCTTTCTTATGCAAATGGTTGGCAACCATAACACCCAAGATCAACGTGGCAAACAATGCCATATTGGTGGTAATGCTGGTCATTATGTGTTTTTGCACTACGGAAAAATGCGTGAAAGACAAGAACAAAAGGAATGCCGCCGCACTGATAATGACCAACCACGGGGTGTAAATGATGGATAGACTCCCCAAAATAAAACCAATAATGGCGACAATCGGGAAGGTCCTTATGCCTGCAAATCCTTGTTCCTCCTTTAGCTTGTCGTATTCACGTTCCAGGCCAAGGATAAGGCCAATGCCCAGACTAATGAGTAATCCGAGGATAAATGGGTTGATATTTTTTAATGCTTCCACCATTGTTTAAACCTACTGTTTATAGAAAGAATCTTTTTTAAAAGGTTTTCCTGTTCTATCTTCCAAATACTGCTTCACTTTATGTGTTGAGCTTTTCTTCCTTTTTTTAAGTGAATCTAACCTCTTCGAGGTTTTGATATTGGGTGGCATTATGGCATGCTTTGTCTCCAATGGATATTTTTCAACAATAAGGCGGGCCATTAGATAGCAAATGCTGGACTCTGCCCCCTGATTAATATTTACGTTTTCCCTCTCAAGGCCATCGTAACACCCGCCGTTTACCGGGTTGTACATAATTTGTTTAAGGTGGTTATTGCCTAAAAACCAACTGAACGCCGTATGCAGTTGTTGGGCATATTTCTTTTTTTTGGTAACCTTGTAGAAGAGGTCCAATGAAAGAATGGTGTAGGCAACCTCTATAGGTTGTTCGCCATGGAAAACACGTTGGTTCCTTTTATGGAACCAGCCATTATTGGAGATGACCTTAATCTGGCCTTTCATAAAATACTGTGACAGCAAAAAGTCGAAAGTAATTTCAGCAACTTCCCTATACCTGTTGTTATTGGTAATTAACCAAGCGTATAAAAGGGCATCGGGCAAGACACTGTTTGCATAGGTAAGGTAATCCTCAAACCATTCCCATTGGTTATCTGTACTTATATCGTAAATGCGCAAAAGCTCATCGGCCAATTTACGAGCTGTGGCGGTATAGGTTGTATCTTTATTGTTTTTTTGATAAAAGTAAAGGCCTTTTAACACAAAGCCCAGCGCCCTTGGCGATTCAAAATTTGTTACGTTTGGGATGGCTTTTTTAAAGCAGTTTTCTGCTAGTATTACTAAATATGAAGGAAGCTGTGCTGTGTTGGACAATAAATAGCCAAGTGCCCATACAGTTCTACCGTTGGAGTCTTGAAGGTTTACTTCGGTATTTTGGTTTGTGAAATTTTCGTTGTAATCCACGTAGTTGTAGAATTCCCCATTTTCTTGCTGGCAAAAAGCAATGAAGTTCAAATAAATTTCTATTAGCCGAAAAGTTTTTTCCGAAGCATCTTGTTCATAATACATTAGCATCGTGATCAGGGCCCTCGCATTATCATCAATCGTATAACCGGAGGATGTATCTGGTTCATCAAAATTTGAAAACTGGAGGATACCAAAGCCAGTGGTCATATTTTCAATATGGTCTGTTTTAATGGAAGGCAACACAAATTCTAGTGAATTTTGGTTATTTAAATATTCCTGAAAGACATCCGAATAAGATATGGCGATATTTTCCCAACTAAAGGCACGCATTTGGGTAAAGGCATTTTTGCCCATGGAGGCCCTTAAAACAGGTTGTTGTAGTAAGTCAACGATGGCATTGCTTAATTCCATAGAATCCTCAAAACCCTTCAACAAAATGCCGGTACCGGGATCCAAACACTCCCTCGAGTGGGGTATCGGGGTTGATATCACAGGGTTTCCACAACTCATAGCGTAAGCAAAAGTGCCACTTACGGCTTGGTTGGGATCCTGTGATGAAAATATATAAATATCTGAAAGGGTCAAGTATTCCAACAATATTTGGAGTTCCAAATACTCATTGATAAAGATGACATTGTTATTGAGCCCCAATTGATCAACTAGCTCCACCAGCGATTCCCTATATGTTTCGCCGCGGTTTTTAACTACCTCGGGGTGGGTCTTGCCCAATACAAGATAGAGGGTATCCGGGAATTTGTCGATCACTTTGGGAAGGGCGTGAAGCGCTGTTTCTATTCCTTTATTTTTACTGAGCAGGCCAAAAGTGGAGAGTACCATTTTATCCTGTAACCCGTACTTGCTTTTAAGGGCCTGCTTTTCTTTCCACAGGACGATGTGTGTGCCGTGTGGGATAACCCTTAGTTTGCTTTTTTCTACAAAATAATCTTTTTCCAGTATCTCGGCAGACCTATTGGTGAGTACAATAAGCTTCTCGCTGAGGTCATCCAGTGCATGTACTACTTTTATTCGCTTTAATTCCGGGTTGGGCAGCACAGTATGGAACACACAGGAGATGGGGATATTAAGGCGAAGCAGGAATGCTACCAAATGGCTACCGTATTCCCCTCCAAACAGTCCGAACTCGTGTTGCACGCAGACCATCCCAATATCCTCCCTTTCATTTAGCCTATCGGCCACGTTGAGAAAAGAATTCAGTCTTTGAGCCTCTATCCTGTATGAGACTTCTGGTGGATATTCATCAATGTCGCAACATTCATTTTCCAGTGCGCACACCTCGATGTCCACTGAAGTGCCGAAGCAGTTTTTAAGGGATGTTACAAGATCCTTTGAAAAGGTTGCGATACCGCATTGCCGGGGTGGATAGGAACAGATAAATAAAATCTTCAGTTTTTTCATGGTTTCATTGTCTTTTTGATTTCATCCAATAATTGTTTGAGGCTTACCTTGGCCACAGAAATATATTTATCTGCCGCCCCGTAATAGATATGGAGGTCATCGCCAAACAAAGCGTTTCCCGTTGGAAATACCACGTGGTTCACCACTCCTTTTAGTTCCCATTCTTTTGAAGGGGAGAATAAGGGATAGGGCAAACGCCCAATTACTTTTCTAGGGTCGTTGATATCCAGGAGCGCAGCGGCCGCATGATATGTTTTTCCGATGTTGGTTTCACAAACGCCGTGGTAGATCACCAGCCAGCCATCTTCTGTTTCCATGGGTGGGCATCCCGCTCCCAGATAATTTACTTCAAAATCGTAGAGCGGATCCATAAGGATATGATCGGTAAGGTTCTTTATATGATCTTCCCAGAATTCCTTGGTAAGGTCTTCCCACTTTTCAAATTGTGCTATTTGTATTCCCGGCCATATACGGTGGAGCATGACAAATTTCCCGTTGATTTTTTTGGGGAAGAGTACAATATCCTTGTCCCGCAACAACCTATGTTTTTCCTCTACAAGTCCTATGCTCGCAAAAAGGTTATAATAGTGATAATATTTTGGATTGAGCTTACCCTGATTGCAATGCTCTAAATGAAATTTATATTCCTTGTAATTTAAAGGTGGGGTAATGATCCCTTTTTTCTCGAAATGTTTCATGTCTTTGGAAGTCGCCAAAGCCCCCATGGCATTAATGCCATCGTATGCTGTATATGTTAAATAAAAGGTGTCTTCAATTTTAACGATACGCGCATCTTCCACGCCGTGCTTTTCATAGTCGAAATCCCGTGCTATGAATGGGCTCGTTTTCCTTTCTATAAGATCTAAATGCTCATTGGTTTTGGCATATCCAATGGTGGAATAGTTGCCATCTTCCACCGCACGGTAAAAGATATGCACCTCTTCCCCCTCCTGAAATATTCCCGGGTTGAGCACGCCGTTGTTTTCAAATTTCAATTTAGTGGGACTAAGTATGATCCCTAGTTTTTCTATTGATATTCTGGTATTAATCTGATGTATATGTTCCATATTACTACATTATTTTGGGTCTTTCCTCTTGTATTTGTCCTTTAGCCTAACAATATCGTTTTCATCAAAATTGCCAAAGGCTATTTCAAGGATGCTTACCGAAGAATCGGCTGTTTTTATTTGATGTACGGTTTCCTTTGGGATAAAAAACTCGTCCCCTTGCCGGCCAATTGTTGTTTTGTCGCCAATTACGAAACTTCCCCTTCCGTCCAGTACCCTCCAGAATTCTTCCCTGTTATGGTGAAACTGGAGGCTTAGCTCTTCGTTTGGATTGACCGTAAGTATCTTTACGGTGCTTACCTCATTATGGGTAAAGCGTTCAAAGTTTCCCCAGGGCCTTTCTTCTTTATATGTTTTCATTTTGTTTTAATAATTATAGATGTTTTTTATTAAGATCTTTTTTTAAGGGATTTGGTCATACCACCGGACAAAATTTCTTTGCCCCCCATCCCGACATGTCCTCGTATGTTTTCCAGCGCAAATTTATCAGTTCCTGGGCCACATCCAGCAGGCGTTCTGCTTCTTCAGGGTTGGTACGTGCCAAAATACGGTAGCGCAATTCATTATAGGCATAGTCCTTTAACTGTATTGTGGGCCTGGGGGAGTCAAGCACAAACGGGTTTTTACCTGCTTTTCTCAAAGTGGGGTTATAACGGATCAGAGGCCAATGCCCACAATCCACGGCCAGTTTTTGTTGGGTCATCCCTTTCTGCATATCAATTCCATGGGCTATACATTGGCTGTATGCCAATATAATTGAGGGGCCGGGATAGGCTTCGGCCTCGCGCATGGCGAGCAGGGTTTGTTGCGGGTTGGCTCCCATGGCCACCTGTGCCACGTAAACATTACCGTAAGAAATTGCCTGAAGGGCAAGGTCTTTTTTGCCCACTTTTTTTCCTCCGGCAGCAAATTTTGCAGTGGCTGCAGTTGGGGTGGCTTTAGACATCTGTCCGCCCGTATTGGAATATACTTCGGTATCCAATACCAGCACATTTACATTTTTGCCCGTTGAAAGGACATGATCCAGCCCCCCGGAGCCTATATCGTAGGCCCAACCGTCACCGCCAACCAGCCAAACACTTCGCCTCACCAGGTGGTCTGCCACCGACAACAGTTTTTCAGCTTCGTCCCGATCCATTTGGGCCAATTTTTTCTTCAGTTCGGCTACCGCTTCCCTTTGCCTGCTTATTTCAGATTCATATAGCTGATCATTGTCCAGCAGGCTCT
It encodes:
- a CDS encoding outer membrane lipoprotein-sorting protein, whose translation is MKIRSFIPLAFIAIISLFLVSGTAPVQDSAKSIIEKADNKRLGKTSSATMTLNIIRPKWTREIDLKLWTKGNDLMMILITGPARDQGTAFLKRGDEIYNWVPRIDRSIKLPPSSMLQSWMGSDFTNDDLVKQSSMVNDYEHTLIGKEEISGREAYKILLKPKEEASVVWGKVEAWVDVEESLFLKLAYYDEEGKLVNTLLGKNIKTMGGRTVTSLLEITPARDPGNRTVLKYKSIEFDKPMEDTFFSLRNLKNIK
- a CDS encoding phosphoribosylpyrophosphate synthetase, which produces MKNYDTLSEAVNDLQATEYPYDFNLKPECLECPSLKIEIRPEDFKIDKTYRFEGMSSTDDNSILYAISSKNEIKGLLVDAYGVYAENISEAMRKKLR
- a CDS encoding 2-hydroxyacid dehydrogenase, with protein sequence MKTTVFSTHKFEEPHLLSANKGRHELKLLEVRLAQNTASLAQGTEAISLFTSDDASAEVLEKLSALGVKYIALRTAGYNNVATEKAAELGIKISRVPAYSPYAIAEHTMALILALNRKLIRANNRVRDMNFSLNGLTGFDLNGKTVGVIGTGKIGAILVKILYGFGCKILAQDIIEDKNLISSYGVKYTDYKTICRQADIISLHVPLISSTRHLIDSKHISLMKPGIMLINTSRGGLVDTKAVIEGLKTGKIGYFGIDVYEEEEGLFFEDHSEDILQDDVIARLMTFNNVLITSHQAFLTETALTNIADTTIYNLDCFEKGTVSGNEVA
- a CDS encoding MgtC/SapB family protein, translating into MVEALKNINPFILGLLISLGIGLILGLEREYDKLKEEQGFAGIRTFPIVAIIGFILGSLSIIYTPWLVIISAAAFLLFLSFTHFSVVQKHIMTSITTNMALFATLILGVMVANHLHKKAVATAVIVVTLLSLKTTFNTFIKNITSEELFAFIKFSIIALLILPFLPNQDYGPESLLNPFEIGAIIVIVSFLNFIGYFLVKYVGSKRGILLTAILGGLISSTAVAWIYASRSKESPELSKKYAAGIIIASAIMFPRLAVLVYIFNSALLSFIAVPFTILTIICLISALIFIKKDTDVAKTAINLGNPLNIWNALGFGGIYVVILFAVFYGNRFFGESGLYYSALIAGLADTDAITISMAKFGSLEEKLALAANVIITATISNMIVKLAITYFKGSKKAGKLVMLIFGTVIIVGIGYILIQLGN
- a CDS encoding glycosyltransferase; this translates as MKKLKILFICSYPPRQCGIATFSKDLVTSLKNCFGTSVDIEVCALENECCDIDEYPPEVSYRIEAQRLNSFLNVADRLNEREDIGMVCVQHEFGLFGGEYGSHLVAFLLRLNIPISCVFHTVLPNPELKRIKVVHALDDLSEKLIVLTNRSAEILEKDYFVEKSKLRVIPHGTHIVLWKEKQALKSKYGLQDKMVLSTFGLLSKNKGIETALHALPKVIDKFPDTLYLVLGKTHPEVVKNRGETYRESLVELVDQLGLNNNVIFINEYLELQILLEYLTLSDIYIFSSQDPNQAVSGTFAYAMSCGNPVISTPIPHSRECLDPGTGILLKGFEDSMELSNAIVDLLQQPVLRASMGKNAFTQMRAFSWENIAISYSDVFQEYLNNQNSLEFVLPSIKTDHIENMTTGFGILQFSNFDEPDTSSGYTIDDNARALITMLMYYEQDASEKTFRLIEIYLNFIAFCQQENGEFYNYVDYNENFTNQNTEVNLQDSNGRTVWALGYLLSNTAQLPSYLVILAENCFKKAIPNVTNFESPRALGFVLKGLYFYQKNNKDTTYTATARKLADELLRIYDISTDNQWEWFEDYLTYANSVLPDALLYAWLITNNNRYREVAEITFDFLLSQYFMKGQIKVISNNGWFHKRNQRVFHGEQPIEVAYTILSLDLFYKVTKKKKYAQQLHTAFSWFLGNNHLKQIMYNPVNGGCYDGLERENVNINQGAESSICYLMARLIVEKYPLETKHAIMPPNIKTSKRLDSLKKRKKSSTHKVKQYLEDRTGKPFKKDSFYKQ
- a CDS encoding pesticidal protein Cry7Aa, which gives rise to MEHIHQINTRISIEKLGIILSPTKLKFENNGVLNPGIFQEGEEVHIFYRAVEDGNYSTIGYAKTNEHLDLIERKTSPFIARDFDYEKHGVEDARIVKIEDTFYLTYTAYDGINAMGALATSKDMKHFEKKGIITPPLNYKEYKFHLEHCNQGKLNPKYYHYYNLFASIGLVEEKHRLLRDKDIVLFPKKINGKFVMLHRIWPGIQIAQFEKWEDLTKEFWEDHIKNLTDHILMDPLYDFEVNYLGAGCPPMETEDGWLVIYHGVCETNIGKTYHAAAALLDINDPRKVIGRLPYPLFSPSKEWELKGVVNHVVFPTGNALFGDDLHIYYGAADKYISVAKVSLKQLLDEIKKTMKP
- a CDS encoding phosphomannose isomerase type II C-terminal cupin domain; this translates as MKTYKEERPWGNFERFTHNEVSTVKILTVNPNEELSLQFHHNREEFWRVLDGRGSFVIGDKTTIGRQGDEFFIPKETVHQIKTADSSVSILEIAFGNFDENDIVRLKDKYKRKDPK